A genomic segment from Actinoplanes sichuanensis encodes:
- a CDS encoding ROK family glucokinase, with protein MTLTIGIDVGGTKVAGGVVDELGNVLASNRRPTPADDPAGTRDTIVEVAAELVEQYPQATAIGIGAAAWIDATGSMVLFAPNLAWRDEPLRDYVGKATGLPVVLDNDANVAAWAEFRFGVGKHAESMVMITVGTGIGGAIVVNGNLWRGANGIAAELGHIQSVPDGHPCGCGRLGCLEQYASGNALVRFGRAGARQEPERAAKLLELAGGDALAITGRQITEAARSGDGVAMDAFAQVGYWLGVALADLAQSLDPQIMVIGGGVIDAGPLLMGPLERTYREQLANRDRFPVAEIHAARMGNAAGVVGAADLARRG; from the coding sequence GTGACGCTGACCATCGGAATCGACGTCGGCGGCACCAAGGTCGCCGGTGGTGTCGTCGACGAGCTGGGCAACGTGCTCGCGTCCAACCGGCGGCCGACGCCGGCGGACGACCCGGCCGGCACCCGCGACACGATCGTCGAGGTGGCCGCCGAGCTGGTGGAGCAGTACCCGCAGGCGACCGCGATCGGGATCGGCGCCGCCGCGTGGATCGACGCCACCGGTTCGATGGTGCTGTTCGCGCCGAACCTGGCCTGGCGGGACGAGCCGCTGCGCGACTACGTGGGCAAGGCCACCGGCCTGCCCGTGGTGCTGGACAACGACGCCAACGTCGCCGCCTGGGCGGAGTTCCGGTTCGGCGTCGGCAAGCACGCCGAGTCGATGGTGATGATCACGGTGGGTACCGGCATCGGCGGTGCGATCGTGGTCAACGGCAACCTGTGGCGCGGCGCCAACGGCATCGCCGCCGAGCTCGGGCACATCCAGTCGGTTCCGGACGGGCATCCGTGCGGCTGCGGGCGGCTCGGCTGCCTGGAGCAGTACGCGAGCGGCAACGCCCTGGTCCGGTTCGGCCGGGCCGGCGCGCGACAGGAGCCGGAGCGCGCCGCCAAGCTGCTCGAACTCGCCGGTGGCGACGCCCTGGCGATCACCGGCCGACAGATCACCGAGGCGGCCCGGTCCGGTGACGGGGTCGCGATGGACGCCTTCGCCCAGGTCGGCTACTGGCTCGGGGTGGCGCTGGCCGACCTCGCCCAGAGCCTGGACCCGCAGATCATGGTGATCGGCGGCGGTGTGATCGACGCGGGGCCGCTGCTGATGGGGCCGCTTGAACGGACCTACCGGGAACAGCTCGCCAACCGTGACCGCTTCCCGGTCGCCGAGATCCACGCGGCCCGGATGGGTAACGCCGCCGGTGTGGTGGGCGCGGCCGACCTGGCCCGGCGCGGCTGA
- a CDS encoding SRPBCC family protein produces MADTSTQSIQVHAPLARVAAVICDFARYPEWAESIKRVEVLERYEDDYAAQVRFQIDATVLIDEYTLEYAYADDLSRIEWSLVEPSKTQRSQEGSYDLVENADGSTTVTYTLAVDLAIGMLGMFRRKAEKMIMDTALKELKRRVESLPAA; encoded by the coding sequence ATGGCGGACACCTCGACACAGTCGATTCAGGTCCATGCGCCCCTGGCCCGGGTGGCGGCGGTGATCTGCGACTTCGCGCGCTACCCGGAGTGGGCGGAGTCGATCAAGCGGGTGGAGGTCCTCGAGCGCTACGAGGACGACTACGCCGCGCAGGTGCGGTTCCAGATCGACGCCACGGTGCTGATCGACGAGTACACGTTGGAGTATGCGTACGCCGACGATCTGTCCCGGATCGAGTGGAGTCTGGTCGAGCCGTCGAAGACGCAGCGTTCCCAGGAGGGTTCCTACGACCTGGTGGAGAACGCGGACGGCAGTACGACCGTGACGTACACCCTTGCGGTGGATCTCGCGATCGGAATGCTGGGCATGTTCCGCCGCAAGGCTGAGAAAATGATCATGGATACGGCGCTGAAGGAGCTCAAGCGCCGCGTCGAGAGCCTGCCCGCGGCCTGA
- a CDS encoding sensor histidine kinase, with the protein MPALASGSVRIRPAEAAARAVMLVLVAALTYAFTGSAAQLGWIALLAVAAAPSFLARGHAVLAPLGRFGEVLVTCLAAGSVADAADVAGRVTNGFGAEAVLPYLAVPLLTAALRRRQAEGMALLGVSAVTMAVSGFAFGTLEGGYYAVCVQWLVQGAIITFATETMRQLLQPPDPTPQPYAEATRLLTQLRSVARSLPGATLDPGGISEHLLEELRVVAPGHRAAVLSASGGGRLVVLAQTGAERVDWETTLDADSGIADAWATQQPQTASRSQARSHPGGDVSSLVVPLVAGVRTIGLVILETDASGAYPSAVVQAVTEVTGPASLRLEAALLFDDVRSLATNEERQRLAREIHDGVAQELVMVGYGIDNAQATLPEGAEETAEELRTLRAEVTRVITELRLSLFELRSEVDRNGGLAAAIAEYARTLGTSAGLRVHFTFDESTARLPAATEAELLRIAQEAITNARKHAGASNLWVTCTVDPPYAEIEVSDDGKGFADTRPDGRYGLTIMAERAERIRGRLKITPRHPSGTTVAVVLGTPPRRDSVRDSVSAPEGE; encoded by the coding sequence GTGCCAGCACTCGCCAGTGGTTCCGTGCGCATCCGACCGGCCGAAGCCGCGGCCCGCGCCGTCATGCTCGTGCTGGTCGCCGCCCTGACCTACGCGTTCACCGGCAGCGCCGCCCAGCTCGGCTGGATCGCCCTGTTGGCGGTCGCGGCCGCGCCCTCCTTCCTGGCCCGCGGGCACGCCGTGCTGGCCCCGCTCGGGCGGTTCGGCGAGGTCCTGGTGACCTGCCTGGCCGCCGGTTCGGTCGCCGACGCGGCGGATGTGGCGGGCCGGGTCACCAACGGCTTCGGCGCCGAGGCGGTCCTGCCCTACCTCGCCGTGCCGCTGCTCACCGCGGCCCTGCGGCGCCGCCAGGCCGAGGGCATGGCGCTGCTCGGGGTGTCCGCCGTCACCATGGCGGTCAGCGGCTTCGCCTTCGGCACGCTGGAGGGGGGCTACTACGCCGTCTGCGTCCAGTGGCTGGTGCAGGGCGCGATCATCACCTTCGCCACCGAGACGATGCGGCAGCTGCTCCAGCCGCCGGATCCGACCCCGCAGCCCTATGCCGAGGCCACCCGCCTGCTGACCCAGCTGCGCAGTGTGGCCCGCTCGCTGCCGGGCGCCACCCTCGACCCGGGCGGCATCTCCGAGCATCTGCTGGAGGAGTTGCGCGTGGTCGCGCCGGGGCACCGGGCGGCGGTGCTGTCGGCCAGCGGCGGCGGCCGGCTGGTGGTGCTGGCGCAGACCGGCGCGGAGCGGGTCGACTGGGAGACCACGCTCGACGCCGATTCCGGCATCGCCGACGCCTGGGCGACCCAGCAGCCGCAGACGGCGAGCCGGTCCCAGGCGCGCAGTCATCCGGGGGGCGACGTGTCCTCGCTGGTGGTGCCGCTGGTCGCCGGGGTGCGCACGATCGGGCTGGTCATCCTGGAGACGGATGCCTCCGGGGCGTACCCGTCCGCGGTGGTCCAGGCGGTGACCGAGGTGACCGGCCCGGCCTCGCTGCGGCTGGAGGCCGCCCTGCTCTTCGACGACGTGCGCTCCCTGGCCACCAACGAGGAGCGCCAGCGTCTGGCCCGGGAGATCCACGACGGCGTGGCCCAGGAGCTGGTGATGGTCGGCTACGGCATCGACAACGCGCAGGCGACGCTGCCGGAGGGGGCCGAGGAGACCGCCGAGGAGCTGCGCACGCTGCGGGCCGAGGTGACCCGGGTGATCACCGAGCTGCGGCTGAGCCTGTTCGAGCTGCGGTCCGAGGTCGATCGCAACGGCGGCCTGGCCGCGGCCATCGCGGAGTATGCGCGGACCCTGGGCACCAGCGCCGGCCTGCGGGTGCACTTCACGTTCGACGAGTCGACGGCCCGGTTGCCCGCCGCGACCGAGGCCGAGCTGCTCCGGATCGCCCAGGAGGCGATCACCAACGCACGCAAGCACGCGGGCGCCTCGAACCTGTGGGTGACCTGCACCGTCGACCCGCCTTACGCCGAGATCGAAGTGTCCGACGACGGCAAGGGGTTCGCAGACACGCGACCTGACGGCCGATACGGTCTTACCATCATGGCGGAACGCGCCGAACGCATCCGAGGCCGACTCAAGATCACGCCGCGACACCCCAGCGGGACAACCGTCGCTGTAGTGCTCGGAACACCGCCTCGGCGCGATAGCGTGCGGGATAGCGTTTCAGCTCCAGAAGGGGAGTAA
- a CDS encoding response regulator transcription factor produces MSTSPAPTTRTKVLLVDDHDLIRKGLRHAFERDRQFEVVGEAATAAEAVRQAGALQPDVVIMDLRLPDGSGLEATRALRKNNANMGIVVLTMYAGDDQLFGALEAGASAFVPKTAPADEVVAAARHAASAPSAFTAADLAEAMKRRLAPSGPQLSPREGQVLRLLADGMSVAGIAKQLFVSESTAKTHISKLYEKLGAANRAQALMTALRLGLLEAPDAPKF; encoded by the coding sequence ATGTCGACCAGTCCTGCGCCGACGACGCGCACCAAGGTCCTCCTTGTCGACGATCACGATCTGATCCGTAAGGGGCTGCGACACGCATTCGAGCGCGACCGTCAGTTCGAGGTCGTCGGCGAGGCCGCCACGGCGGCGGAAGCGGTGCGCCAGGCCGGCGCACTCCAGCCGGATGTCGTGATCATGGACCTGCGCCTGCCCGACGGCAGTGGCCTGGAGGCGACCCGCGCCCTGCGGAAGAACAACGCCAACATGGGCATCGTGGTCCTCACCATGTATGCCGGTGATGACCAGCTCTTCGGCGCTCTCGAGGCCGGGGCCAGCGCGTTCGTGCCGAAAACCGCCCCGGCGGACGAGGTCGTGGCGGCTGCCCGGCATGCGGCGTCGGCGCCCAGCGCGTTCACCGCGGCCGATCTGGCCGAGGCCATGAAGAGGCGTCTCGCCCCGTCCGGCCCGCAGCTCTCGCCGCGTGAGGGTCAGGTGCTGCGTCTGCTGGCCGACGGCATGAGTGTCGCCGGCATCGCCAAGCAGCTGTTCGTGTCGGAGTCGACGGCGAAGACCCACATCTCGAAGCTCTACGAGAAGCTGGGGGCGGCCAACCGGGCCCAGGCGCTCATGACGGCGCTGCGGCTGGGTCTGCTGGAAGCGCCGGACGCCCCCAAGTTCTAG
- a CDS encoding DUF4395 domain-containing protein: MELDPRGQRFAAVLTTIVIALVLITGSGLLALVQAVVFAITAWDPRRGPYPLIFRAVLLPRLGPPTEREPAAPVRFAQLVGFTFLAVSAAGYLTGVSAVGITAAAFGLLAAFLNAAFGLCLGCETYILIRRLKYRNAESV; encoded by the coding sequence ATGGAACTCGACCCCCGCGGCCAGCGCTTCGCCGCAGTTCTCACCACCATCGTCATCGCGCTCGTGCTGATCACCGGCTCGGGCCTGCTCGCCCTCGTCCAGGCGGTCGTCTTCGCGATCACCGCCTGGGACCCGCGCCGCGGACCCTATCCGCTGATCTTCCGGGCCGTGCTGCTGCCGCGCCTCGGTCCGCCCACCGAGCGCGAGCCGGCCGCCCCCGTGCGGTTCGCCCAACTCGTGGGCTTCACCTTCCTGGCCGTCTCCGCCGCGGGCTATCTCACCGGGGTGAGCGCGGTCGGCATCACGGCGGCAGCCTTCGGGCTGCTCGCCGCGTTTCTCAACGCAGCTTTCGGACTTTGCCTAGGCTGCGAGACGTATATCTTGATTCGGCGTCTGAAATACAGAAACGCCGAATCTGTCTAG
- a CDS encoding MarR family winged helix-turn-helix transcriptional regulator: protein MEDSVDQHVARWASFWKNEPAFAPEVEGALVRMKFIQRWIDRADLAIFNDGFTVQDYKTLHVLMVQPWPTEATPAQLAEALNVTRAAVTSRLDRLDEAGLITRQIDGTDRRRVIVRPTQKGREMWSKYIFKGMAVDQRALAALDFEELTQLNGLLRKVLLSLEE, encoded by the coding sequence ATGGAAGACAGCGTCGACCAGCACGTCGCCCGGTGGGCGAGTTTCTGGAAGAACGAGCCCGCCTTCGCCCCCGAGGTCGAGGGCGCCCTGGTCCGGATGAAGTTCATCCAGCGGTGGATCGACCGGGCTGACCTGGCGATCTTCAACGACGGCTTCACCGTGCAGGACTACAAGACCCTGCATGTGCTGATGGTGCAGCCGTGGCCGACCGAGGCGACCCCGGCGCAACTCGCCGAGGCGTTGAACGTGACCCGGGCGGCGGTGACCAGCCGGCTCGACCGCCTCGACGAGGCGGGTCTGATCACGCGTCAGATCGACGGCACCGACCGGCGCCGGGTGATCGTCCGACCCACGCAGAAGGGTCGGGAAATGTGGAGCAAATACATCTTCAAGGGCATGGCGGTCGACCAACGGGCTCTCGCCGCACTCGATTTCGAGGAGTTGACGCAGCTCAACGGACTGCTGCGGAAAGTCCTACTTTCCCTGGAGGAATAA
- a CDS encoding MFS transporter: MTRDFRLLAIGQGFSWLGNAFQTVALAVAVIATGGGARDFGLVMATNILTLLAGTLFGGIWADRLQPRRVMVASDLIRFLATAGIAAMFATDGYHLALLCALTVVSAGAGSFFSPAMSSLKPLLVPAEDRQRANATLSLLQSACGVAGPATAGITVAAFGAPAGFTINSVSFLISLVAAAMIRVRAPRGPRTPMLGELAAGLREIRSRDWLLANLLGATSYHIANGVILVLVPLVAMERLGGAHAIGWIAAAEGLGGVIGSAIGMRFRPRRLLLAGLLALPLMSVWAFSYVWPGTLAAIMIGAVIGYAGLLFYDVAWDTSLQENVPHRFLGRVASWDYLASFLAMPVGNMMADPLADRFGIDRVLTACACVLLTAAVAMLAVPGSRRLTRTGRPAEDSDRDLPPSDSTPAVDSGRDLPPSDPTPAAVLVSDPHRD, translated from the coding sequence ATGACCCGTGACTTCCGGCTGCTCGCGATCGGCCAGGGCTTCTCCTGGCTCGGTAACGCCTTCCAGACCGTGGCCCTCGCCGTCGCCGTCATCGCCACCGGTGGCGGCGCCCGCGACTTCGGCCTGGTGATGGCGACGAACATCCTCACGCTGCTGGCCGGCACACTCTTCGGCGGCATCTGGGCCGACCGGCTCCAACCCCGGCGGGTCATGGTCGCCTCCGACCTGATCCGCTTCCTCGCCACCGCCGGCATCGCCGCCATGTTCGCCACCGACGGCTACCACCTGGCCCTGCTCTGCGCCCTCACCGTCGTCTCGGCCGGCGCCGGCAGTTTCTTCAGCCCGGCCATGAGCTCGCTCAAACCCCTGCTCGTTCCGGCCGAGGACCGGCAGAGGGCGAACGCGACGCTCAGCCTGCTCCAATCGGCGTGCGGCGTGGCCGGTCCGGCCACCGCGGGCATCACCGTCGCCGCCTTCGGCGCGCCGGCCGGATTCACCATCAACTCGGTCAGCTTCCTCATCTCCCTGGTCGCCGCCGCGATGATCCGGGTACGGGCTCCGCGCGGCCCGCGTACCCCCATGCTGGGAGAATTGGCCGCCGGACTGCGGGAGATCCGCAGCCGCGACTGGCTGCTGGCCAACCTGCTCGGCGCCACCAGCTACCACATCGCCAACGGCGTGATCCTGGTCCTCGTCCCGTTGGTGGCGATGGAACGGCTCGGTGGCGCGCACGCGATCGGGTGGATCGCCGCCGCCGAGGGACTGGGTGGCGTGATCGGCTCGGCGATCGGCATGCGGTTCCGCCCGCGGCGGCTCCTACTCGCCGGCCTCTTGGCGCTGCCGCTGATGTCGGTGTGGGCGTTCTCCTACGTCTGGCCCGGCACCCTGGCCGCCATCATGATCGGCGCCGTGATCGGGTACGCCGGCCTGCTCTTCTACGACGTCGCCTGGGACACCTCACTCCAGGAGAACGTGCCGCACCGGTTCCTCGGGCGGGTCGCCTCGTGGGACTACCTGGCCTCGTTCCTGGCGATGCCGGTGGGCAACATGATGGCCGACCCGCTGGCCGACCGGTTCGGCATCGACCGGGTGCTGACCGCGTGCGCGTGTGTGCTGCTCACGGCTGCGGTCGCGATGCTCGCGGTGCCCGGCTCCCGGCGCCTGACCCGCACCGGCCGGCCGGCCGAGGATTCCGATCGGGACCTGCCGCCCAGCGACTCGACACCGGCCGTGGATTCCGGCCGGGACCTGCCGCCCAGCGACCCGACGCCGGCCGCGGTCCTGGTCAGCGACCCGCACCGGGACTAG
- a CDS encoding TlpA family protein disulfide reductase, translated as MDPVGIGAVVIVLVMGIAAGLWRRRSEGRLAVTPGASEDQRMKDVLERLGVEPGSATLLQFSTAFCAPCRAVRRVSSEVAAMMPGARHVEVDAESHLDEVRELGIWRTPTLLILDAEGREVRRATGVPTKPHLIAALADLVPSPGAGR; from the coding sequence ATGGATCCGGTAGGTATAGGCGCGGTCGTGATCGTGCTGGTCATGGGCATTGCGGCGGGGCTGTGGCGTCGCCGGTCCGAGGGACGGCTGGCCGTCACGCCCGGGGCGAGCGAAGATCAGCGTATGAAGGATGTGCTGGAACGGCTCGGGGTGGAGCCGGGGTCGGCCACGCTGCTCCAGTTCTCCACCGCGTTCTGTGCGCCGTGCCGGGCCGTGCGGCGGGTCAGTTCCGAGGTCGCCGCGATGATGCCCGGGGCGCGGCATGTCGAGGTGGACGCCGAGAGCCACCTCGACGAGGTCCGGGAGTTGGGCATCTGGCGTACCCCGACACTGCTGATCCTCGACGCCGAGGGGCGTGAGGTCCGCCGGGCGACCGGGGTGCCGACGAAGCCGCACCTGATCGCCGCCCTGGCGGACCTGGTTCCTAGTCCCGGTGCGGGTCGCTGA
- a CDS encoding ABC transporter ATP-binding protein, which produces MADPTTESGPAAAAAPQTAPPIDDDSPAGPDAMPPVPDDGELELPYWLTSTEEAANTSFPQMVRRLPRLLREAWLLGWRASPRTTLAVLILQVAAGVAAAVGLISVVGVLDGLLQAGPTPERVRAAVPSLLLLILALALRGLLASAATAAHGRLSPMVYEAAEMRLLDLTTRVDLATFDDPGWRDAMERARDRGIFAAQQVVDHGIEVLTHLVGLAAAASVLAVLHPVLLPMLVLAVVPTAWAAVRSAKLGYRSKLRLIAVWRRQRMLAYLLAAREPAAELRAFTVRRFLLTEVGRLLRISTLEEIRVIGRKVRTNLVGQALSGLATGLAYVVLLWLLWTGRMELAAAGGAAYAINIGIGKLTELAFTANRVYEQGLYFSDFQGFCEMSLSHAEPEPDRPAPDGFREIRLDEVTFSYPDADRPAVNGVSMTLRRGQIIALVGENGSGKSTLAALLAGLYRPQKGRVTWDGVDVARVGPEAMREQVAVVMQEPTRWPLSARLNIAIGRHDRPATLAAVQESARAGDAHGFVVELPRQYETLLSRHFTDGADLSGGQWQRLAVSRAFHRDASLLICDEPTANLDARAEHEVYRRLRDLAAGRTVVLITHRMASVREADRIYVLDHGVVVEEGGHEELMAADGLYAQLFTLQADAYRSE; this is translated from the coding sequence ATGGCGGATCCCACCACTGAGTCCGGTCCGGCCGCTGCGGCTGCCCCGCAGACGGCGCCACCCATCGATGACGATTCGCCGGCCGGCCCGGACGCGATGCCGCCCGTGCCGGACGACGGCGAGCTGGAGCTGCCCTACTGGCTGACCAGCACCGAGGAGGCGGCCAACACCTCGTTCCCGCAGATGGTCCGGCGACTGCCGCGACTGCTCCGGGAAGCCTGGCTCCTGGGCTGGCGGGCCAGCCCGCGGACCACCCTGGCGGTCCTGATCCTTCAGGTCGCGGCGGGCGTGGCGGCCGCGGTCGGCCTGATCAGCGTGGTGGGTGTCCTGGACGGGTTGCTCCAGGCGGGGCCCACTCCGGAACGGGTGCGGGCGGCCGTACCATCGCTGCTGCTCTTGATCCTTGCTCTTGCCCTGCGTGGACTGCTCGCGTCGGCCGCCACGGCGGCGCACGGCCGGCTGTCGCCGATGGTCTATGAGGCCGCCGAGATGCGGCTGCTGGATCTGACGACGCGGGTGGATCTGGCCACGTTCGACGATCCGGGGTGGCGGGACGCCATGGAACGGGCCCGGGACCGGGGGATCTTCGCGGCGCAGCAGGTGGTGGATCACGGCATCGAGGTGCTGACCCACCTGGTCGGGCTGGCCGCGGCGGCGAGTGTGCTGGCGGTGCTGCATCCGGTGCTGCTGCCGATGCTGGTGCTCGCGGTGGTGCCGACGGCCTGGGCCGCGGTGCGCTCGGCGAAGCTCGGTTACCGCAGCAAGCTGCGCCTGATCGCGGTGTGGAGGCGGCAGCGGATGCTCGCCTACCTGCTGGCGGCCCGGGAGCCGGCCGCCGAATTGCGAGCCTTCACGGTACGCCGATTCCTGCTCACCGAGGTCGGGCGCCTGTTGCGGATCTCCACCCTGGAGGAGATCCGGGTGATCGGGCGGAAGGTCCGGACCAACCTGGTCGGGCAGGCGTTGAGCGGGCTGGCGACCGGTCTGGCGTACGTGGTGCTGCTGTGGCTGTTGTGGACGGGTCGGATGGAGTTGGCCGCCGCGGGTGGTGCCGCCTACGCGATCAACATCGGGATCGGGAAGCTGACCGAGTTGGCGTTCACCGCGAACCGGGTCTACGAGCAGGGTCTGTACTTCTCGGACTTCCAGGGCTTCTGTGAGATGTCGCTGTCGCACGCCGAGCCGGAGCCGGACCGGCCGGCGCCCGACGGGTTCCGGGAGATCCGGCTGGACGAGGTGACGTTCAGCTACCCGGACGCCGACCGGCCCGCGGTGAACGGTGTGTCGATGACCCTGCGGCGTGGGCAGATCATCGCGCTGGTCGGCGAGAACGGTTCCGGCAAGTCGACGCTGGCGGCCCTGCTGGCCGGGCTCTACCGGCCCCAGAAGGGCAGGGTGACCTGGGACGGCGTGGACGTGGCACGGGTCGGCCCGGAGGCGATGCGGGAACAGGTGGCGGTGGTGATGCAGGAGCCGACCCGGTGGCCGCTGTCGGCCCGGCTGAACATCGCGATCGGGCGGCACGACCGGCCGGCGACCCTGGCCGCGGTGCAGGAGTCGGCGCGGGCCGGTGACGCGCACGGGTTCGTGGTCGAGCTGCCCCGGCAGTACGAGACGCTGCTGTCCCGGCATTTCACCGACGGCGCGGACCTGTCCGGCGGGCAGTGGCAGCGGCTCGCGGTGAGCCGGGCCTTCCACCGGGACGCGTCGCTGCTGATCTGCGACGAACCGACGGCGAACCTGGACGCGCGGGCCGAGCACGAGGTCTACCGGCGGCTGCGGGATCTGGCCGCCGGGCGGACGGTCGTGCTGATCACGCACCGGATGGCGAGTGTCCGCGAGGCCGACCGGATCTACGTCCTGGATCACGGGGTGGTGGTCGAGGAGGGTGGGCACGAGGAGCTGATGGCGGCGGACGGGTTGTATGCGCAGTTGTTCACGCTGCAGGCCGACGCCTACCGGTCCGAGTGA
- a CDS encoding glycosyltransferase family 4 protein, which translates to MGRTLLVTNDFPPRPGGIQQFVHNLAVRQPAGSVVVYSSTWRGAAEFDAEQPFEVVREKTGMLLPTPAVARRAAELARANDCDRVLFGAAAPLGLLAHGLRRNAGIERAVGITHGHEIGWAALPGARGLLRRIADGNDVLTYLGEYQRTRLDKALHGRTDLRRLAPGVDVDKFHPGVDGSAVRRRHELSDRPVVVCVSRLVPRKGQDMLIRALPEIRRRVPGAALLLVSGGPYRKALERLARENNVECDVVFTGSVPWAELPEHYAAGDVYAMPCRTRAAGLDVEGLGIVYLEASATGLPVVGGDSGGAPDAVREGETGYVVGGSDVPAIAARVAELLADPAKATAMGKAGRAWVEQEWRWETQAARLTDLLTAQS; encoded by the coding sequence ATGGGCCGCACGTTGCTCGTCACCAACGACTTTCCGCCGCGGCCCGGCGGGATTCAGCAGTTCGTGCACAACCTGGCGGTGCGCCAGCCGGCCGGGTCGGTCGTGGTCTACTCGTCGACCTGGCGGGGAGCCGCCGAGTTCGACGCCGAGCAGCCGTTCGAGGTGGTCCGGGAGAAGACCGGCATGCTCCTGCCCACCCCGGCCGTCGCCCGCCGCGCCGCCGAGCTGGCCCGGGCCAACGATTGTGACCGTGTCCTCTTCGGCGCGGCCGCCCCGCTCGGTCTGCTCGCCCACGGCCTGCGCCGTAACGCCGGCATCGAACGCGCCGTCGGCATCACCCACGGCCACGAGATCGGCTGGGCCGCCCTGCCCGGTGCCCGCGGCCTGCTCCGACGGATCGCCGACGGCAACGACGTCCTCACCTACCTGGGGGAGTATCAGCGCACTCGCCTGGACAAGGCCCTGCACGGCCGGACCGATCTGCGACGGCTCGCGCCGGGCGTCGACGTCGACAAGTTCCACCCCGGGGTGGACGGTTCGGCGGTTCGCCGGCGTCACGAGCTCAGCGACCGTCCGGTGGTCGTCTGTGTCTCCCGGCTGGTGCCTCGTAAGGGCCAGGACATGCTGATCCGTGCCCTGCCGGAGATCCGCCGCCGCGTCCCCGGAGCCGCGTTGCTGCTGGTCAGCGGCGGCCCTTACCGGAAGGCGCTGGAGCGGCTGGCCCGGGAGAACAACGTCGAGTGCGACGTGGTCTTCACCGGTTCGGTCCCGTGGGCCGAGCTCCCCGAGCACTACGCGGCCGGTGACGTCTACGCGATGCCCTGCCGCACCCGGGCCGCCGGCCTGGATGTCGAAGGCCTCGGCATCGTCTACCTGGAGGCCTCCGCGACGGGCCTGCCCGTGGTCGGCGGCGACTCGGGCGGCGCCCCCGACGCGGTCCGGGAGGGCGAGACCGGCTACGTGGTCGGCGGTTCCGACGTCCCGGCGATCGCCGCCCGGGTCGCCGAGCTTTTGGCCGACCCGGCGAAGGCGACAGCGATGGGCAAGGCCGGCCGGGCCTGGGTCGAGCAGGAGTGGCGCTGGGAGACACAGGCCGCCCGCCTCACCGACCTGCTCACCGCTCAGAGCTGA